Within the Pseudomonas putida genome, the region ATCGATGCCCTGCGCAAGGGCCGCATCGGCGCAGCTCTCTAGGAGGTTTACATGCCCATCGGCCACAGCGTGCGCAGCACCCACAGCAGCGCCGACAAGCGCACCGAACACGACTACATGCCAGAGCTGGCCAGCGCCACCCTGCAGGATTCCCCGCGCCTGTCGCGCCTGACCGTGTGGCTGGCGGCGGCGCTACTGCTGGCGGCCGTGATCTGGGCAAGCCTGGCAGTGCTCGACGAGGTGACGGTCGGCGAAGGCAAGGCGATCCCTTCGAGCAAGGTGCAGGTGGTGCAGAACCTTGAAGGCGGCATCGTCACCGAGATCTTCGTGCGCGAAGGCCAGATGGTGGACAAAGGCGCCACCCTGCTGCGCCTGGACGACACGCGGTTCCAGTCCAACAAAGGCGAAAGCGAGGCTGACCGCTATGCCTTGACTGCCCAGGTCGAGCGCCTGTCAGCAGAAGCCGAAGGCCGGCCCTTCGTGCTGTCCGACGAGGTACGGGCCAAGGCGCCCCAGGTGGCCGAGGACGAGCGGTCGCTGTACGACTCGCGCCAGCGTCGCCTGGCCAGTGAAAAGCAGACCCTCAACGAGCAGTTGCGACAGAAGACCCAGGAATTGGCCGAGTTCCGTTCCAAGGTCGAGCAGTACCGCTCGGCGGTAGGCCTGCTGCAACAGGAATTGGACATGTCGGCCCCCCTGGTGAGCAAAGGTGCCATCTCACCGGTGGAAATCCTGCGGCTCAAGCAACGCACCGTAGAAGCTCGCGGCCAACTCAACGCCACCAACCTGGCCATCCCCCGTGCCGAGGCCGCCGTGGCTGAGATCAGGAGCAAGATCCAGGAATCAGAGGCCGGCTTTCGCTCCGACGCCGCCAAGGAGCTCAACGACAAACGCACGGAGCTGTCGAAGATCACCGCCACCAGCATCGCCATCGACGACCGGGTCAACCGCACCACCGTGGTGTCGCCGGTGCGAGGTATCGTCAAGATGCTCAAGGTCAACACCATTGGCGGCGTGGTGCAGCCGGGCAGCGACCTGGTGGAGATCGTGCCGATCGAGGACAACCTGCTGATCGAGGCGAAGGTGCGGCCACAGGACGTGGCGTTCCTGCACCCGGGGCAACCGGCGATGGTGAAGTTCAGTGCGTATGACTACACCATTTATGGCGGTATGAAGGCCAAGCTCGAGCTGATCGGTGCCGATACCGTGACCGATGACAAAGGCAATGCGTTTTACCTGATTCAGGTACGCACCG harbors:
- a CDS encoding HlyD family type I secretion periplasmic adaptor subunit; translation: MPIGHSVRSTHSSADKRTEHDYMPELASATLQDSPRLSRLTVWLAAALLLAAVIWASLAVLDEVTVGEGKAIPSSKVQVVQNLEGGIVTEIFVREGQMVDKGATLLRLDDTRFQSNKGESEADRYALTAQVERLSAEAEGRPFVLSDEVRAKAPQVAEDERSLYDSRQRRLASEKQTLNEQLRQKTQELAEFRSKVEQYRSAVGLLQQELDMSAPLVSKGAISPVEILRLKQRTVEARGQLNATNLAIPRAEAAVAEIRSKIQESEAGFRSDAAKELNDKRTELSKITATSIAIDDRVNRTTVVSPVRGIVKMLKVNTIGGVVQPGSDLVEIVPIEDNLLIEAKVRPQDVAFLHPGQPAMVKFSAYDYTIYGGMKAKLELIGADTVTDDKGNAFYLIQVRTEKNHLGGDNKPLLIIPGMVATVDIITGQKSVLDYLLKPVLKARTEALRER